Genomic segment of Gloeocapsa sp. PCC 7428:
GCCTTCGTTCGGAACTGAAAAAGCGTGTAAAAGTCATTTAGTTTTTTATATTTTTTGACTTAAGAGTTATACATAATACTTTTGAGTTAAGAGTATGCATTAATGTCTACTTTGGTTTTCGCTTGTTAATTTTTAATAATATAACTAACTAATAAAAAAACAGTTTATTATCTTTATCAAATGACGCACCAAAAGATATTTTATTTCTGTTTTAGCGACAATCAATCATCTGGAGGTAACAAAGAAATATACAAACATACTGAAATTCTTAACAGGCATGGTTATGAGGCATACATACTGCATACAACCAAAAACTTTAAGATTACTTGGTTTCATCATCATGCAAATATTGTTTACTTAGATACTTTTAATAAATTAATTGATCGAAAAAATGATTTTACAGTTTTACCAGAAGATGTAGGCAATGATATTCTTTCTTTTCCTGGAAACAAAATAATTTTCAACCAAAATATCTATTACGGATTTCATATATTTAATAAGCAAAAACCGCAACCATATCCGTATCTTCATCCTCAAGTAAAAGGCGCTTTAGTCGTTTCGGAACATAACAAAAACTATCTAAGGTTTGCCTATCCTCATCTTGATATTTTCCGAGTTTTCTGCGGAGTAGACATTAATAAATTTAGATTTCAACCACTAAAGAAAAAGAAAAAACAGATAGCTTGTAATCCGGCGAAAAGACCATTAGATATTGCTGTAATTTACCATATCTTACAATCTCGTGCTGAACAAGGAATCAATAACTTGAACGAATATGAATGGATATTTATTGAAAATAAGACCGAAGTAGAAGTTGCGCAGATTTTGCAGGAATCGCTGATATTTGTTTTTTTAAGTAAAGAAGAAGGCTTTCCACTGATGCCTTTAGAGGCGATGGCTTGCGGTTGTTTAATTTTCGCTTACAACGTCGCACCTCTAACCGAGTATGTACCTCCTACCTTTTTATTTGAGCCTGGAGATTTTCTAAATATTGCGAAAACTATTGAGGCGATCGCCCAATCCTTTCCAGTAGCCATCGAAAGCTGGGAAACGATTAGCGAAAGTGGTAGAGATACAGTATTGCAATATTCATTAGAACTAGAAGAACAAAGCGTAGCGAAAGCATGGCAAGAAATTTTGCAAAAAGGCTAATAGATAGCTAAGTGCTACCAATTATTACTGTATTTTGTGAGTTCAGCAACAACAGCAACTAAATCATACGGTTCGATTGGTTTTGGAAGATGCTTTTGAAAACCGGCTGCAAGCGCTTGTTGTCGATCTCGATCGCTGGCGTACGCAGTGAGGGCGATCGCGGGAATCTGTCCGCCTTTTTCTGGCGACAGGTTGCGAATTTGCCGCATCAGCGTATAACCATCAATTTGAGGTAGCCCAATATCAATGACAAGTAAATCTGGTTGAAAACGAGGTAGAGTGTTAAGTGCATCAACTGCGGTACTCGCCCGCGTCACTTTAGCGCGATACTGTTCAAGAACAAACGTTACAAACTCCTGCGTACCCGCGTCGTCTTCTACTACTAAAACTTTGGTATGACTTAAATCTAAGTCGGGTTTCGGCTGTTCAGTGTTTGCGGGTGACTTTTGCGGAGTTGTTATTAGCGGTAATTTAAGAATAAAAGTTGCGCCTTGTCCTACACCAGGACTTTGAACTGCGATCGTTCCGCCGTGCGCTTCAATAATTTGTCGCGAGATCGCAAGTCCTAATCCTAAGCCGCCAAAGCGGCGTGTAATTGAACTATCTTCTTGACGGAAACGGTCAAATACATAAGGTAGAAAATCAGGCTGAATACCTTGTCCATTGTCGCTGATCGTAACTTGCGCGCAGCGCTCTACACGTTCAAGTTCCACCGCGATCAAACCGCTTTCAGGTGTGAACTTAATAGCATTAGAAAGCAAGTTCCAGATGACTTGTTGTAATCTACTTGCATCACCCATCACTTGTCCAACTGTCGCGTTTAGCGTTGTTTTAATTTGAATTGACTTAGCTTCGGCTGCAAGACGCACGGTTTCTAATGCTTCTGAGATCGGAGTCACCAAGCTAACAGCGGTTAAATTAAGCGTTAGCTTACCTTGGATAATCCGTGATATGTCTAGCAGATCGTCAACAAGTTGCGCTTGACGTTTGGCGTGTTGCTCAATACTAACTAATGCTTCTTGCAGCTTATCTTCTGGTAATTTATTTGATTGTAAAAGTTTTGACCACCCAAGAATTGGTGTTAGTGGGGTTCTCAGTTCGTGCGAGAGTGTCGCTAAAAATTCATCTTTAACTCGGTTTGCGGCTTCGGCTTCAGTTCGCATCGCTTGTTCGCGTTGTAGCAGGCGATCGCGTTCTTGTTCCATGTGTTTACGGGTGGTGATATCGCGCTGAATCGCTATAAAATGCGTAATTGAGTGATTAATATTACGAATGGGGGTAATATTCCACTCCACAAAAAATTCTGTGCCGTCTTTATGATAATTAATTGCCTCGCCGTGAAATGGTATACCCTCTAAAAGATGTTTGCGTAAGTCTTTAAGGACTTTACGATTCGTATTGGCACCTTGGAGCAAACGAGGTGTTTTGCCTAACACTTCCTCAATGGCATAACCCGTCATCTGGCTAAAGGCTGGATTCACATAAACAATTTCCGGTCCTGGAGGATCGAGTTTTTCGGTTGTGATCAGAATCGAATCGCGCGATTGCTGTACTGCTGAGAGTAGCAACCGAATTGTTTCTTCTGTCACTTGTAGTTCTCGTAAAGCCGTACTTAATTGCTCTAAAGCTGTCGTTATCTGACTTTGCTGTGGTGAGGGCAATAAGTTAGCATTCTGTTGCAGTTCAGTCATGTGCGCATACACATCTTGAATCTGCTTAATAAACTCGTCTCCGTTCACTGGAATGGTATCTTGATTTACGTTTATCTATTGTGAACTATTGTAAACAAGATTACTAAATTCCAGTGTTAGCACTTCGAGAGATTTTGGTTATGAGGTGATTGGTAACTGGTAATTGGTCATTGGTTATTGTATGGCAATTAGCCATTCGCTATTAGCTGTTATAGCAGGGGTCAGTGACCAGGGGAGCAGAGAGTGTTGAGTTCTGAAAAGTCTTCTAATAAATGCCTTTGGCACCTTTCTTCGCGAACAAAACTCACGTACTAACCAAAGCGCCACTAATCACTTGTCATTCATCAATTGACTAGGGCTATATTTGATTGCTAAACGCTAATTACCAAGTGCTAAAAGCTTCCCGATTACTGATTACCAAATTAGCCTCTGTTTTCGGCGCCAATTCCCGCTAAAGCAGGAGTTTCTGTGAGATCTTCGCGAAACATTGCTGTACTCAAGTAGCGTTCGCCAAAACTCGGTTGAATCATGACGATCAATTTCCCAGCATTTTCGGGACGTTTTGCAACTCGAATCGCCGCAGCTAAAGCCGCGCCGGAGGAAATACCTGATAGCAATCCTTCTTCGCGTGCTAAACGACGACCATAATCCATCGCATCATCATCTTTGACCGTGATAATCTCATCAATCAAGTCGGTGCGTAAAATTTCTGGGACGAATCCTGCACCAATTCCTTGGATTTTATGTCCTCCTGGATTACCGCCAGAAAGAACTGGGCTAGCAATAGGTTCTACCGCGATCGCCTGAAAACTCGGTTTACGTGCTTTGATGACTTCAGCGACTCCGGTAAGTGTACCGCCTGTGCCAACACCAGAAATCAAAATATCCACTTCACCATCAGTATCTGTCCAAATTTCTTCAGCGGTTGTCTCGCGATGAATTTTCGGATTTGCGGAATTGCGAAACTGCTGTGGCATAAATGAATGAGGCGTTTTTGCCGCAATTTCTTCCGCACGGGCGATCGCACCT
This window contains:
- a CDS encoding glycosyltransferase, with the protein product MTHQKIFYFCFSDNQSSGGNKEIYKHTEILNRHGYEAYILHTTKNFKITWFHHHANIVYLDTFNKLIDRKNDFTVLPEDVGNDILSFPGNKIIFNQNIYYGFHIFNKQKPQPYPYLHPQVKGALVVSEHNKNYLRFAYPHLDIFRVFCGVDINKFRFQPLKKKKKQIACNPAKRPLDIAVIYHILQSRAEQGINNLNEYEWIFIENKTEVEVAQILQESLIFVFLSKEEGFPLMPLEAMACGCLIFAYNVAPLTEYVPPTFLFEPGDFLNIAKTIEAIAQSFPVAIESWETISESGRDTVLQYSLELEEQSVAKAWQEILQKG
- a CDS encoding ATP-binding protein translates to MNGDEFIKQIQDVYAHMTELQQNANLLPSPQQSQITTALEQLSTALRELQVTEETIRLLLSAVQQSRDSILITTEKLDPPGPEIVYVNPAFSQMTGYAIEEVLGKTPRLLQGANTNRKVLKDLRKHLLEGIPFHGEAINYHKDGTEFFVEWNITPIRNINHSITHFIAIQRDITTRKHMEQERDRLLQREQAMRTEAEAANRVKDEFLATLSHELRTPLTPILGWSKLLQSNKLPEDKLQEALVSIEQHAKRQAQLVDDLLDISRIIQGKLTLNLTAVSLVTPISEALETVRLAAEAKSIQIKTTLNATVGQVMGDASRLQQVIWNLLSNAIKFTPESGLIAVELERVERCAQVTISDNGQGIQPDFLPYVFDRFRQEDSSITRRFGGLGLGLAISRQIIEAHGGTIAVQSPGVGQGATFILKLPLITTPQKSPANTEQPKPDLDLSHTKVLVVEDDAGTQEFVTFVLEQYRAKVTRASTAVDALNTLPRFQPDLLVIDIGLPQIDGYTLMRQIRNLSPEKGGQIPAIALTAYASDRDRQQALAAGFQKHLPKPIEPYDLVAVVAELTKYSNNW
- the cysK gene encoding cysteine synthase A; translated protein: MRIAQDITQLVGRTPLVQLNRIPQSEGCVGRIVVKLEGMNPAASVKDRIGVSMVAAAEEAGLIEPGKTVLVEPTSGNTGIALAMVAAAKGYRLIVTMPDTMSIERQTMLKAYGVELILTSGAQGMRGAIARAEEIAAKTPHSFMPQQFRNSANPKIHRETTAEEIWTDTDGEVDILISGVGTGGTLTGVAEVIKARKPSFQAIAVEPIASPVLSGGNPGGHKIQGIGAGFVPEILRTDLIDEIITVKDDDAMDYGRRLAREEGLLSGISSGAALAAAIRVAKRPENAGKLIVMIQPSFGERYLSTAMFREDLTETPALAGIGAENRG